From a region of the Rouxiella sp. S1S-2 genome:
- a CDS encoding sugar ABC transporter ATP-binding protein → MQNDNYPGNDRPILSLNHIVKRFGGNVAVNDVSLQVLPGEVLALLGENGAGKSTLIKVLAGVYQRDGGEILFQGNSIGSAAELKSGSKQPIAFIHQDLGLIEWMTVAENMALVMGFPRRMGLINWKAIRQCALDALKDVGIALDPDARVFELSRTEKSLLAIARAVAVNAELLVLDEPTASLPANDVRHLFAVINRLRAKKVGMIYVTHRLDEVIEIADSVCVMRDGRYVAGGKTADYSLRDLVHMIVGESVDDDQREPLPVNKPAVLELKDVSVGEIGPVSFSLQPGEMMALAGLRGAGQEEIGRLLFGLRDKNAGSITFRDKPYDVTTPAQAIDRGVSLVAGDRTGESLVMTMSVRENLFLNPCTAGHKLFSRYSNREETGASWWKVQLFDIRPKDVNTTVSALSGGNQQKVVMARWMNLNAPLLILEDPTAGVDVGARAEIYHLLNKSLAEGVAVLVISTDFEEIAHICNRALVFNRGKVVGELKNERVSFANLLELASASTGETVPTS, encoded by the coding sequence ATGCAAAACGACAATTATCCAGGCAACGATCGGCCCATTCTCTCTCTCAACCATATCGTCAAACGCTTCGGGGGCAACGTCGCGGTAAACGATGTCAGCCTGCAGGTCCTTCCGGGGGAAGTATTGGCCCTGCTCGGTGAAAATGGAGCAGGCAAGTCGACGCTAATAAAAGTACTGGCAGGCGTTTATCAGCGCGACGGCGGTGAAATTTTATTTCAGGGGAACAGCATCGGCTCGGCGGCAGAGCTTAAAAGTGGTTCAAAGCAGCCGATCGCTTTTATCCATCAAGATCTCGGCCTGATCGAGTGGATGACCGTTGCCGAAAATATGGCGTTGGTGATGGGTTTTCCACGTCGAATGGGGCTGATTAACTGGAAAGCGATTCGTCAGTGTGCTCTGGATGCGTTGAAAGACGTCGGTATTGCGCTTGATCCAGACGCCCGCGTTTTCGAACTTTCTCGTACTGAAAAGTCACTGCTGGCCATTGCACGCGCGGTGGCAGTGAATGCCGAACTGCTGGTGCTGGACGAGCCAACGGCCTCGCTGCCCGCCAATGACGTGCGGCACCTGTTTGCCGTAATTAACCGCCTGCGCGCCAAAAAAGTCGGCATGATTTATGTCACTCATCGCCTGGACGAAGTGATAGAGATTGCCGACAGCGTCTGCGTCATGCGAGACGGACGCTACGTTGCCGGCGGTAAAACCGCTGACTATTCCCTGCGCGATTTAGTACACATGATCGTCGGCGAAAGCGTCGATGACGATCAGCGTGAGCCGTTGCCCGTCAACAAGCCTGCCGTTTTAGAATTAAAAGACGTATCCGTTGGCGAAATTGGCCCAGTCTCATTTTCGCTACAGCCGGGTGAAATGATGGCGCTGGCCGGACTGCGCGGAGCCGGACAGGAAGAGATTGGCCGACTGCTTTTCGGACTGCGCGACAAAAATGCCGGCAGCATTACTTTCCGAGATAAACCCTACGACGTCACAACACCGGCTCAGGCAATCGACAGAGGCGTTTCACTGGTGGCGGGTGACCGCACAGGGGAGAGCCTGGTGATGACCATGAGCGTAAGAGAGAATCTGTTTCTTAATCCTTGCACCGCGGGGCACAAACTGTTCTCGCGCTACAGCAATCGCGAGGAAACGGGCGCGAGTTGGTGGAAAGTACAGCTGTTCGATATCCGTCCAAAAGACGTTAACACCACCGTCAGCGCCCTTTCCGGCGGCAATCAGCAAAAAGTGGTGATGGCGCGCTGGATGAATCTCAACGCACCGCTGCTGATCCTCGAAGACCCCACCGCCGGCGTTGACGTTGGCGCCCGTGCCGAAATCTATCACCTGTTAAACAAATCACTGGCAGAGGGCGTGGCCGTGCTGGTTATTTCCACTGACTTCGAAGAGATAGCGCACATCTGCAACCGTGCCCTGGTCTTCAACCGCGGCAAAGTCGTGGGCGAGCTCAAAAATGAGCGCGTCTCGTTTGCCAATCTTTTGGAGTTGGCCTCTGCCAGCACCGGGGAAACCGTTCCAACATCCTGA
- a CDS encoding IclR family transcriptional regulator, translating into MNLTTLEDEKNKKEKPLGSQSLFRGLQLIEILGNFPNGCPLAHLAELAEMNKSTVHRLLQGLHASGYVTPAPSPGSYRLTTKLISIGQKALSSLNIIHVAAPHLEQLNLITGETVNFSTREDDHVLLIYKLEPTTGMMRTRAYIGQHMPLYCSAMGKIFMAYEKSEFAAHYWLNHADEIQTFTHNTITELPKMHEELEDIRRLKLAMDREENELGVSCVAAPIFDIHQKVKYSVSVSLPTAKLKHVGSKALIDAVQDIAGRISQEIGFVS; encoded by the coding sequence ATGAATCTCACCACGCTTGAAGACGAAAAAAATAAAAAAGAGAAACCTTTGGGCAGCCAGAGTTTGTTTAGAGGCCTTCAGCTGATAGAGATACTGGGTAATTTCCCTAATGGTTGCCCGCTGGCGCACCTGGCTGAATTGGCCGAAATGAACAAGAGTACGGTTCATCGGCTGCTACAAGGGCTTCATGCCAGCGGCTATGTGACGCCTGCGCCGTCGCCGGGCAGCTATCGATTGACGACGAAGCTGATTTCAATCGGTCAAAAAGCCTTGTCGTCACTCAATATTATTCACGTGGCGGCGCCACATCTTGAGCAGTTAAATCTGATCACCGGTGAAACGGTGAACTTTTCGACCCGTGAAGACGATCACGTTTTGCTGATTTATAAGCTTGAACCCACGACCGGCATGATGCGCACTCGCGCCTATATTGGTCAGCACATGCCACTCTACTGCTCGGCGATGGGCAAAATCTTTATGGCCTATGAGAAGAGCGAGTTTGCTGCCCATTACTGGCTTAACCATGCGGATGAAATCCAAACCTTCACTCACAATACCATCACCGAACTGCCGAAAATGCACGAGGAGCTGGAAGATATCCGCCGGTTAAAACTGGCGATGGACCGAGAGGAAAATGAGCTGGGTGTATCCTGCGTGGCAGCACCTATTTTTGATATTCATCAAAAGGTTAAATACAGTGTGTCTGTTTCTCTGCCGACCGCCAAGCTTAAGCACGTGGGGTCAAAAGCGCTGATTGATGCCGTTCAGGATATTGCGGGTCGCATCTCGCAGGAGATTGGGTTTGTTTCTTAA
- a CDS encoding glucose/quinate/shikimate family membrane-bound PQQ-dependent dehydrogenase has translation MSGLHSQSSPILRLWCCILGVILTVSGLFFAIEGGKLVSLGGSGYFLIAGIVMVLSAIQYFRAKSSAVVLFILVFLGTLIWSFFDAGWDFWPLVSRLMVPTGFMLLGFVTWPTLRKREGKRCFAKLSYLFTAVLAVGMVAALVQMFQPHPTVAFKGDELPLVPVDKAKEQKNWDNYGNTPGGDRFVALDQINRNNVKDLKVAWTFRTGDIPISPGGNGAEDQQTPLQIGDKVFLCTPHNNVIAVDANTGKQIWKNEVNAQAQVWNRCRGLAYFDATKPVPQPTVPGSTPAAPVSLAAGDTCQRRILMNTIDARLIAINADNGEFCADFGNNGTVDLKAGLGEASDPKYQLTSAPTLAGTTVVVGGRVADNVQTDMPGGVIRGFDVITGQMRWAFDPGNADPNAKLQPGQTFVRSTPNSWAPMSYDPAMNTVFMPMGSSSVDLWGANRNALDHKYGASVLAVDATTGKEKWVYQTVHNDLWDFDLPMQPSLIDFPMKDGTTKPAVVIGAKTGQIFVLDRLTGQPLTEVKELPVKTRNIPNEQYSKTQPFSVGMPSIGNAKLSESDMWGATPFDQLMCRISFKSMRYDGLFTAPDTDKSLSFPGSLGGMNWGSMSIDPNNHYIFVNDMRLGLWVQMIKQNNNAIAASNGGESVNTGMGAVPLKGTPYGVNKDRFMSPLGIPCQKPPFGTLSAIDLKTQKVVWQVPAGTVQDTGPFGIKMRVQMPVGMPTLGGTLATQGGLVFIAGTQDYYLRAFDASSGKEVWKARLPVGSGGTPMSYVSPTTGKQYILISAGGARQSPDRGDYVIAYALDNK, from the coding sequence ATGTCTGGATTACATTCCCAGTCGAGTCCCATACTCAGGCTATGGTGCTGTATTTTAGGAGTTATTCTTACCGTTAGTGGTTTATTCTTTGCCATTGAAGGTGGGAAGTTAGTTTCACTCGGCGGCAGTGGGTATTTCTTGATTGCCGGTATCGTGATGGTGCTTTCTGCTATCCAATACTTCCGTGCAAAATCCTCCGCCGTTGTTTTATTTATTCTGGTGTTCTTAGGAACGCTTATCTGGTCCTTCTTTGATGCGGGTTGGGATTTTTGGCCACTGGTCTCTCGCCTGATGGTGCCGACCGGATTTATGTTGCTGGGCTTCGTGACCTGGCCGACCCTGCGTAAAAGAGAAGGCAAAAGATGTTTTGCCAAACTTTCCTATCTCTTCACCGCCGTGCTGGCAGTAGGCATGGTGGCTGCTCTGGTACAAATGTTCCAACCGCATCCGACCGTTGCCTTTAAAGGTGACGAGCTGCCTTTAGTGCCGGTTGATAAAGCGAAAGAGCAAAAAAATTGGGACAACTACGGCAACACCCCCGGCGGTGACCGCTTCGTGGCGCTGGACCAAATCAACCGCAATAACGTTAAAGATTTGAAAGTTGCCTGGACCTTCCGCACCGGTGATATCCCAATCAGCCCTGGCGGGAACGGCGCCGAAGATCAGCAAACTCCGCTGCAAATCGGCGATAAAGTCTTCCTGTGTACTCCGCACAACAATGTGATTGCGGTTGATGCCAATACCGGTAAACAAATCTGGAAGAATGAGGTTAACGCACAGGCTCAGGTTTGGAACCGCTGTCGCGGTCTGGCTTATTTCGATGCCACCAAACCTGTTCCTCAGCCTACCGTTCCGGGTTCAACGCCTGCTGCGCCCGTTTCTTTGGCTGCGGGCGACACCTGCCAACGCCGTATTTTGATGAACACCATCGATGCGCGCCTGATTGCCATTAACGCCGATAACGGTGAATTTTGTGCAGACTTTGGCAACAACGGGACCGTTGATCTGAAGGCCGGATTGGGCGAAGCCAGCGATCCTAAATATCAGCTTACCTCTGCACCTACGCTGGCGGGCACCACTGTGGTGGTGGGCGGTCGCGTCGCGGATAACGTACAAACCGATATGCCTGGCGGCGTGATCCGTGGTTTTGACGTGATAACCGGCCAAATGCGCTGGGCGTTTGACCCGGGTAATGCTGATCCAAACGCTAAACTGCAGCCCGGTCAGACCTTTGTTCGCAGTACGCCTAACTCCTGGGCGCCGATGTCTTATGACCCAGCGATGAACACCGTGTTTATGCCAATGGGCAGCTCGTCCGTTGACCTGTGGGGGGCAAACCGTAACGCACTTGACCACAAATATGGCGCCTCGGTTTTGGCTGTTGATGCCACTACGGGTAAGGAGAAGTGGGTATATCAGACCGTTCATAACGACCTGTGGGACTTCGACCTGCCGATGCAGCCGAGTCTGATCGACTTCCCGATGAAAGATGGCACCACGAAACCTGCGGTGGTTATTGGCGCGAAAACCGGGCAGATCTTTGTGCTTGACCGCCTTACTGGCCAGCCTTTAACAGAAGTGAAAGAGCTGCCGGTCAAGACGCGTAACATCCCTAACGAGCAGTATTCTAAAACTCAGCCGTTCTCGGTGGGCATGCCTTCAATCGGCAATGCTAAATTGTCAGAATCTGACATGTGGGGCGCGACGCCGTTCGACCAGTTGATGTGCCGCATTAGTTTTAAATCAATGCGTTATGACGGCCTGTTCACCGCGCCTGATACCGACAAGTCTCTGAGCTTCCCGGGGTCACTGGGTGGAATGAACTGGGGCAGTATGTCTATTGACCCGAATAATCATTACATCTTTGTGAACGACATGCGTCTGGGCCTGTGGGTACAGATGATCAAGCAGAACAACAATGCTATTGCTGCCAGCAACGGCGGTGAGTCTGTTAACACCGGTATGGGTGCTGTGCCGCTGAAAGGCACGCCTTATGGTGTTAACAAAGACCGCTTTATGTCTCCGCTGGGTATTCCGTGTCAGAAACCACCGTTTGGTACGCTGTCGGCAATCGACCTGAAAACGCAGAAAGTCGTCTGGCAGGTTCCGGCCGGTACCGTGCAAGATACGGGTCCGTTTGGTATCAAAATGCGTGTACAGATGCCGGTGGGTATGCCGACGCTGGGCGGCACTTTGGCTACCCAAGGCGGCCTGGTGTTTATCGCCGGTACGCAGGATTACTACCTGCGTGCATTCGATGCCTCTAGCGGTAAGGAAGTTTGGAAAGCGCGTCTGCCGGTGGGCAGCGGCGGCACGCCAATGAGCTACGTTTCACCGACGACCGGTAAACAATATATTCTTATCTCAGCAGGTGGCGCACGTCAGTCACCGGACCGTGGTGACTACGTCATTGCCTATGCGCTGGATAACAAATAA
- the araC gene encoding arabinose operon transcriptional regulator AraC, which produces MELNQQERVSYSPLMKSFTFNAYLVAGYTPISRASQLDFYINRPGGMKGYILHMTLRGEGRIKAGNRFIASRINDLFLFPPGVAHHYGRAENSDHWDHLWIYFHPRPYWLDWLRWDRQEDNIGITSLNDPALSAHIQDCFWEVIQQNASNDLLSEALAMNALERLIISSFKLQPVSNHQNLDPRISNLCHYITEHIVDDLTIEHLAEQVFLSPSRLAHLFKDEMHQTIFSWREKQRVIRARNLLQSTHLTIGQVSQAVGYEDPLYFSRIFRHHIGVSPRQYKKRYEQMISI; this is translated from the coding sequence ATGGAATTGAATCAGCAAGAGAGGGTGAGCTATTCACCCTTAATGAAAAGTTTTACGTTCAATGCCTACCTGGTTGCCGGTTATACCCCGATATCGCGTGCCAGCCAGCTCGATTTTTATATCAATCGACCTGGCGGCATGAAAGGTTATATTTTGCATATGACGCTGCGAGGAGAGGGGCGTATTAAAGCGGGTAATCGATTTATTGCCAGCCGCATTAACGACCTTTTTCTTTTCCCGCCAGGCGTTGCACACCATTATGGTCGAGCGGAAAACAGCGATCACTGGGATCACCTGTGGATCTATTTCCATCCGCGTCCCTACTGGCTCGATTGGTTACGTTGGGACAGGCAAGAGGATAATATTGGCATTACCAGCCTCAACGATCCGGCGTTATCTGCACACATTCAGGACTGCTTTTGGGAAGTTATTCAGCAGAACGCCAGTAATGACTTACTGAGCGAAGCATTGGCAATGAACGCGCTTGAACGGCTAATTATATCGAGTTTCAAACTACAGCCCGTATCCAATCATCAAAACCTCGATCCGCGGATAAGTAACCTCTGTCATTACATCACCGAGCATATTGTTGACGATCTGACCATTGAGCACCTGGCTGAACAAGTATTTTTATCGCCTTCGCGTCTGGCGCATTTGTTCAAAGACGAGATGCATCAGACAATCTTTTCCTGGCGGGAAAAGCAGCGTGTCATCCGCGCCAGAAACCTGCTGCAGTCAACGCATCTCACTATTGGGCAGGTCTCACAGGCGGTCGGTTACGAGGATCCGCTCTATTTTTCTCGCATCTTTAGACACCACATTGGCGTCAGCCCGCGGCAGTATAAAAAGCGTTACGAGCAGATGATCTCTATCTGA
- a CDS encoding beta-galactosidase has protein sequence MSTIYYGVAYYDEYMPQERLAADIAMMKEAGINIVRIAESTWSTLEPQEGEYNFYHIDRVLNAMYEAEIAVIIGTPTYAIPSWLARKHPEVMVTTVKGQEKYGRRQIMDIVSPIFLRYAENIIRVLLEHVHTHPAIVGYQLDNETKHYDNVGPVMQQKFVESLRQRYPNIDQLNKDFGLDYWSNRMDNWEDFPPAASTINASLGCAFSTFQRQTVTDYLAWQSRIVGEYSRPDQFITHNFDFEWRGYSYGVQPRVNHFAAARALTVAGVDIYHPSQAQLTGREISFGGDITRALKQGAGYLVLETEAQGFAQWTPFPGQLRLQAFSHIASGAKMVSYWHWHSIHNSFETYWKGLLSHDFSPNPTYLEAKTIGADLARLSAELDGLKIENDVAILISNEAMDAVNWFKPGDTKSNVYNDVFRRFYDALYDSNISVDIINDVDAGCSRYRVIVVPALYAADDALLKRINHYVEAGGQVLIGFKSGFSDENVKVRTCRQPGILSECCRVSYSQFALPQDTGLNSHSPDVVIGAEDCAELWMELLTPDESEEVRVLASYQHPVWGKYAAITESRYGKGSAIYMGCLSSKKVISQLVLRFADKKPLASCNSAHSFPVIVKKAIGKNGKRLTFYFNYSSDIQPIQQPEGAVCLLGDHDVLSSHRGEIEPWGLRVYQSDV, from the coding sequence ATGTCGACAATTTATTATGGTGTGGCCTATTACGATGAATATATGCCACAGGAGCGGCTGGCAGCAGATATTGCCATGATGAAAGAGGCGGGCATTAATATCGTTCGCATTGCAGAATCGACCTGGAGCACGCTGGAGCCGCAGGAAGGGGAATACAACTTTTATCATATCGACCGGGTGCTGAACGCCATGTATGAGGCGGAAATAGCCGTCATTATCGGTACGCCAACCTACGCCATTCCTTCATGGCTGGCGCGAAAACATCCAGAGGTCATGGTCACTACCGTTAAAGGACAGGAAAAATATGGCCGCCGTCAGATTATGGATATCGTTAGCCCAATCTTTCTGCGCTACGCGGAAAACATTATTCGGGTTCTGCTTGAGCACGTTCATACTCATCCAGCGATTGTGGGTTATCAGTTAGATAATGAAACCAAGCATTACGACAATGTCGGGCCGGTGATGCAGCAAAAATTTGTCGAAAGCCTGCGACAGCGTTACCCCAATATAGACCAGCTGAATAAAGATTTTGGTCTGGATTACTGGAGTAACAGGATGGATAACTGGGAGGATTTCCCTCCGGCGGCTTCAACAATTAACGCCAGCCTGGGTTGCGCATTTTCAACTTTTCAGCGTCAAACGGTGACCGATTATTTGGCCTGGCAAAGCCGTATCGTCGGGGAATATTCCCGCCCCGACCAGTTTATTACCCACAACTTTGATTTTGAATGGCGCGGCTACTCCTACGGCGTTCAACCGCGGGTCAATCACTTTGCCGCCGCCAGGGCGCTGACCGTTGCCGGTGTCGATATTTATCACCCCTCGCAGGCGCAGCTGACCGGCCGTGAAATATCTTTTGGCGGCGATATTACCCGTGCGCTAAAACAGGGAGCCGGATACTTGGTGCTTGAAACCGAAGCGCAGGGATTTGCACAATGGACGCCCTTCCCCGGTCAGCTTCGCCTGCAGGCTTTTAGCCATATTGCCAGCGGTGCAAAAATGGTCTCGTACTGGCACTGGCACTCTATCCACAACTCTTTCGAAACTTATTGGAAAGGATTACTTAGCCACGACTTCTCGCCTAATCCAACCTATCTGGAAGCCAAAACTATTGGTGCTGATCTGGCGCGTTTATCGGCTGAGCTTGACGGCCTCAAAATTGAAAACGATGTCGCTATTCTGATAAGCAATGAGGCGATGGACGCCGTAAACTGGTTCAAACCTGGGGACACAAAAAGCAACGTTTACAACGACGTATTCCGCCGGTTTTATGATGCGCTTTACGACAGCAATATCTCCGTCGATATCATCAATGATGTCGATGCAGGCTGCTCGCGTTATCGCGTTATCGTGGTTCCCGCGCTCTATGCCGCCGATGACGCGCTGCTAAAACGCATTAATCACTATGTGGAAGCCGGCGGTCAGGTTCTTATTGGTTTCAAAAGCGGTTTTAGTGACGAGAATGTCAAAGTCAGAACCTGCCGACAGCCGGGCATTCTCAGTGAATGCTGCCGAGTCAGCTACAGTCAGTTTGCACTGCCGCAGGACACGGGTCTGAACAGCCATTCTCCTGACGTTGTGATAGGTGCCGAGGACTGTGCCGAATTATGGATGGAGTTATTAACCCCGGATGAATCGGAGGAAGTGCGGGTGCTGGCTTCTTATCAGCATCCCGTTTGGGGAAAATATGCAGCGATTACCGAATCCCGCTACGGAAAAGGATCAGCCATTTATATGGGCTGCCTGAGCAGTAAAAAGGTCATTTCACAGTTGGTGTTACGCTTTGCCGACAAAAAACCACTGGCATCCTGTAACAGTGCTCACAGTTTCCCAGTGATTGTTAAAAAGGCTATAGGTAAAAATGGCAAAAGGCTGACATTCTATTTTAACTATTCGTCCGATATCCAGCCGATACAACAACCCGAAGGTGCCGTTTGCCTGTTGGGCGACCATGATGTGCTTTCCTCTCATCGTGGGGAAATAGAACCTTGGGGACTGCGTGTTTACCAATCGGACGTTTAG
- a CDS encoding oligosaccharide MFS transporter, translated as MLKLDNNYLMCCLFFLFFFIGWGSCYPYLSLWLTDTIGIDYADVGLVYSFTAIVSVCVQPAFGFIADKLVFRKNLMWMLAIIITLFAPYWIWVFAPLLKYNIIVGALAGGIYIGFAFGAGCGVCEAYIDKVSRMTGFEFGKARMFGGIGAAIATFMAGILYGIDQNYIFWMASAAGVLLLFIVWKTNPRISLKDAAEGTKRTPVTLEDVRNLMKMRKFWFFALYMVGVGAVYETYDQQFAIYYSHFFSSKARGAQVFGYLYTAQIFLDAVVMFFSPWFVNKIGPKNALIYCGLIMSLRIIGSAYAIGPISISAVKMLHGFESSVFLVAGLKYIAKNFNPWLSATVYLIGFQFSKRFSEIFLSSGIGHMYKSYGFADSYLVLGLIALSFTFISYFTLDKTRAFIQQKTVTE; from the coding sequence ATGCTGAAACTCGATAATAATTATCTCATGTGTTGCCTGTTCTTCTTATTTTTCTTTATCGGATGGGGAAGTTGCTACCCTTATCTTTCATTATGGCTGACCGATACCATCGGCATTGATTATGCTGACGTCGGGCTTGTTTACTCATTTACTGCCATCGTTTCCGTCTGCGTACAACCCGCTTTCGGTTTTATTGCCGACAAACTTGTTTTTAGAAAAAACCTGATGTGGATGCTGGCGATTATTATTACGCTATTTGCTCCTTATTGGATTTGGGTGTTTGCCCCGCTATTAAAATATAACATTATTGTCGGGGCACTGGCCGGCGGTATTTATATCGGTTTTGCCTTTGGTGCCGGCTGCGGAGTTTGTGAAGCTTATATCGACAAAGTTAGCCGCATGACCGGATTCGAATTTGGCAAAGCCCGGATGTTTGGCGGTATCGGCGCGGCCATCGCCACTTTTATGGCCGGTATATTGTATGGGATTGATCAGAATTATATTTTCTGGATGGCAAGTGCGGCGGGCGTTCTGCTGTTATTTATTGTCTGGAAAACTAACCCACGCATTTCGTTAAAAGACGCGGCAGAGGGTACCAAACGCACGCCAGTCACACTTGAAGATGTACGTAATTTAATGAAAATGCGTAAATTTTGGTTCTTCGCACTGTATATGGTCGGGGTGGGCGCAGTGTATGAAACCTACGATCAGCAGTTTGCGATTTACTACAGCCACTTCTTTTCCAGCAAAGCACGCGGTGCCCAAGTCTTTGGGTATCTCTATACCGCACAAATTTTTCTTGATGCGGTAGTGATGTTTTTTTCACCGTGGTTTGTGAACAAAATTGGTCCCAAAAATGCACTTATCTACTGCGGCCTGATTATGAGCCTGAGGATAATTGGGTCAGCCTACGCCATCGGCCCTATATCAATCAGCGCCGTTAAAATGCTGCATGGCTTTGAAAGCTCAGTATTCCTGGTGGCCGGCCTTAAGTATATTGCCAAAAACTTCAACCCTTGGCTTTCGGCAACGGTTTATTTGATTGGTTTTCAGTTTTCAAAACGCTTTAGCGAAATATTCCTCTCTAGCGGCATTGGCCATATGTATAAAAGCTATGGCTTTGCCGACAGCTATCTGGTGCTGGGGCTTATTGCATTGTCATTTACGTTCATCTCTTATTTCACCCTGGATAAAACGCGCGCTTTTATTCAGCAAAAGACAGTAACTGAATAA
- a CDS encoding cytochrome c — protein sequence MNIRSFCIANVVLIGAGFMTHAQADSAQLIKQGEYVSRLGDCAACHTVAGKTPFSGGLAIKSDLGTIYSTNITPDKEHGIGDYSERQFADAVRKGVLPDGTRLYPAMPYPDYAKINDEDMHALYTYFMQGVKPSAEAPPKTDLSFPFSQRWGMRFWNWAFTSDKPFQPIGGASAEVNRGAYLVEGLGHCGSCHTPRGLGMNEKALDSSDAKFLSGGSLNGWDVPSLRGVAHWNEQEIVDYLGKGRNDKAAVGGEMTSVVENSTAYMTDADLQAIAAYMKFLGGNPPLPAEDNQAASATEAKLTTAKNLSVGERLYLDNCGACHFVTGKGAPGVFPQLDQATVVNAQDPTGLIHTILAGAQQPSTARAPSTLAMPGFAARLSDDEVAQLSSFIRQGWSNKAPAVTAGDVSKVRKTLAP from the coding sequence ATGAATATTAGAAGTTTTTGTATTGCTAACGTTGTGTTGATCGGTGCCGGTTTTATGACGCATGCGCAAGCTGACAGCGCACAGTTAATTAAACAGGGTGAATACGTTTCGCGTCTTGGCGACTGCGCTGCCTGTCATACCGTCGCGGGTAAAACACCTTTTTCCGGCGGTCTGGCAATAAAGTCTGATTTAGGCACGATTTACTCGACCAACATCACACCGGATAAAGAGCATGGCATCGGCGACTACAGCGAACGGCAGTTTGCAGACGCCGTACGTAAAGGCGTGTTGCCCGACGGCACACGGCTTTACCCGGCAATGCCTTATCCCGATTATGCAAAAATCAACGATGAGGACATGCACGCGCTGTATACCTATTTTATGCAGGGCGTAAAACCGAGTGCAGAAGCGCCGCCGAAAACGGACTTGAGCTTTCCATTCAGCCAGCGTTGGGGCATGCGATTCTGGAACTGGGCCTTCACCTCTGACAAACCGTTCCAGCCTATCGGTGGCGCATCGGCCGAGGTCAACCGAGGTGCCTATCTGGTTGAGGGGCTGGGCCACTGCGGCAGCTGCCATACGCCCCGCGGCTTAGGGATGAATGAAAAAGCGCTCGACAGCAGCGACGCGAAGTTCTTGTCTGGTGGCAGTCTCAACGGCTGGGACGTTCCGTCACTGCGCGGCGTGGCCCACTGGAATGAGCAGGAAATAGTTGATTATCTTGGCAAAGGTCGTAACGACAAAGCTGCCGTGGGCGGCGAAATGACCTCCGTGGTCGAGAACAGCACCGCCTATATGACGGATGCCGATCTGCAAGCGATTGCGGCCTATATGAAGTTTTTAGGTGGTAATCCTCCGCTACCAGCAGAAGATAATCAGGCGGCTAGCGCCACCGAGGCCAAGTTGACCACGGCGAAAAATCTCAGCGTGGGCGAGCGGCTGTATCTCGACAACTGCGGCGCATGCCACTTTGTGACAGGTAAAGGCGCGCCGGGCGTGTTCCCGCAGCTGGATCAGGCCACCGTGGTCAATGCGCAGGACCCTACCGGATTGATCCATACTATTCTCGCCGGTGCCCAACAGCCTTCCACCGCACGCGCCCCTTCTACACTGGCAATGCCAGGCTTTGCGGCCCGTTTGTCTGACGACGAAGTGGCACAGCTTTCATCCTTTATTCGTCAAGGCTGGAGCAACAAGGCGCCAGCCGTCACGGCGGGTGACGTGAGTAAAGTGAGAAAAACGCTGGCACCGTAG